Genomic DNA from Nocardioides aquaticus:
GCCAGCTTGGCGAACTCCGAGGGCTGGACCGACAGCCCGCCGAGCATCAGCCAGGAGCGCGAGCCGTTGATCGTCGTGCCCATCACCAGCACGAGCACCAGGCCGATGGCCGAGGCGACGTAGACCAGCGGCGCCAGGATGCGCACCCACCGGTGGTCGACGACGAGCACGACGGTGAGCAGGACCAGGCCCACGCCGACGTTGACCACCTGGCGGATGACGTAGCCGTCGCCCGCCGTGGCGTCCGACCCGCTGGTGGCCGACCAGACCAGCAGGCAGCCCAGCACCGACAGGGCCAGGACGCTGCCGAGCAGCAGCCAGTCGATCCCAGGGACCCGCAGGCCGCGGGCGGGGGGCACGGAGCTCATCGGGTCTCCTCGCGGGCCGGCGGCAGGATGGACCCGTCGCGGGCGAAGGTGGGCAGCTGCTGGGGCGGGGTGGTGCCCGGGATGGCGGCCTCGGCGGGCTTCACCGCGCTGCCCTCGACGCCGTAGAGCGACTCCCAGATCTTGCGGATGTAGGGCCCCGAGGTGCCGGAGCCGGTGCCGCCCTGGCTGACCATCATCACCACGACGTAGTCCTCGGAGTAGGAGGCGACCCACGAGGTCGACTGCTTGCCGTAGACCTCCGCGGAGCCGGTCTTGGACCGGATCGGGACCTCGGCGAGCGGGAAGCCACCCATCCGCCAGGCCATCGTCCCGACGCTGGTGACCTTCTTCAGCGCGTCGTCGATGTAGTCCAGCGTGTCCTGGGGGACGTCGACCGTGCCGACCGCCTCGGGGGCGAAGCGGCGCAGCACCGTGCCGTCCTCGGCCACCACGGCCTTGGCCACCCGCGGCTCGTAGAGCGTGCCGCCGTTGGCCAGCGCGCCGTACGCCCGGGCCAGCTGCAGCGGGGTGACGATCGTGTCGCCCTGGCCGATCGCGAAGTTGACGGCGTCACCGGCGCGGTAGGCGTAGCCCTCGACGCAGAACTCCCCGGCGAAGGTGTAGACGAAGTCGCTGGTCTCGGCGTCCTGGGGCGCGTCGGCGATCCCGCAGTAGTAGTCCTTCATCTGCTCGTAGTAGGCGCGCTTCCACGTCCGGTCCGCGATCCGGCCCGAGGCCTCGCCGGGCAGGTCGATGCCGGTCTCGGAGCCGAAGCCGAACTCCTTGGCCTCCTCCACCAGGGGGTCCGGGGCGTCGACGTCGTCGACGTCGGACCCGAGCCGGGCCCAGTAGTCGTAGCCGATCCGGTAGAAGAACGTGTTGCAGGAGACCTCGAGGGCCTTGTCGAAGCCGATCGAGCCGTAGGCACCGGACTCGTAGTTCTTGAACACCCGGTTGCCCACCGCGAAGCCCGACGAGCAGTCCAGCCGGGTGTCCTCGCTGTAGCCGTGCGTGAGCGCGCCGGCGGTCATGAACGGCTTCCAGGTCGAGCCCGGGGCGAACTGGCCCTGCGTGGCGCGCCCGAGCAGCGGGGTGCCGGCGTCCTCGGAGTACAGCCGGGCCAGCTCGTCGTCGCCGATGCCGCCGACCCAGGTGCCCGGGTCGTAGGTGGGCTGGCTGGCCATCGCCACGACGCGGCCGGTGTCGGCCTCGAGCACCACCGCGGCGCCGGAGTCGGCGACGTAGTTGCGTCCGGTGACCTCGTCGAACGTCGACCGGGCGGTCGTGATGGCCTCGTTCAGCTGACGCTCGACCACGCCCTGCACCTTGGCGTCCAGGGAGGTGACCAGGGTGTCGCCGGGCTGGGAGGCCAGCGACTCGTCGTCGCCCAGCACCCGGCCCATGGAGTCCACGGCCACGCTGCGGTAGCCGGGCATGCCGCGCAGCCACCGGTCGTACTGCTGCTCGACGCCGGCCCGGCCGACCACCGAGGCGCCGTTGACCGACCGGTCGCCGGAGGCCTTGGCGGAGTCGAGCTCGTCGGCGGTCACCGGGCTGAGGTAGCCCAGCAGGTGGGCGGCGTTGACGCCGTACGGCTGGGGGTAGGACCGCACGCTCTGCTGGTCCACGACCACGGCCGGGAAGTCCTCGTTCTGCTCCAGCAGCCGCAGCGCGACCTCGCGGTCGACGTCCTCGGCGACCGGCACCGGCTGGTACGGCGAGCCGTTCCAGCACCGGTCGGCCACGCTGCCGGGCTCCCCGCAGGTCACCAGGGCGTCCTCGAGGCGGCCGGTGTCGGCGTCGAGCTCGGTCGAGAGCCGGTCGATCAGCAGGTCGTCCTGCTTGCCGGGGAGCTTGTCGAGCACGGTCCGGTCGACCGCGACCGTCCAGGAGGTGCGGTTGGCCACCAGCGGCCGGCCCTGGTCGTCGACGATCAGGCCCCGCTCGGGCTGCACGACGATCTCGCGCACCGACTGGGCCGCGGCGCGGGCGGTGTACTCGTCGCCGGAGACGACCTGGAGGTAGTACAGGCGCACGAAGAGGGTGGCGAACAACGAGAAGACCAGGGCCTGGACCACCACGAGCCGCAACCGGCTCCGGTGGGCCGGGCTCACCGCTGCCACGCGAGCGCCCGCACCGGCTCGAGCCGCCGGAACATCGCCATCAGCGGCGGGAGGACCAGCGGCGTCAGCAGCACGTCGAGCAGCAGCGCGAGGCCGACGACCCCGAGCACGGAACCCACCGAGCTGATCGGGTCCCCGAGCAGGGCGCCGGTCAGGGCGAAGACGGTCGTGCCCAGCAGGGAGCAGACGGCGACCGTGGCGACCACCGCGACGGCGCTGCTGCGCGCCTCACGGTTGACCTGGCCGGCGACGAGCCCGACCAGGACCAGCGCGAGGGCCCACTGCCCGGCCACGTGGTCGGCCGGCGGCGCCAGGTCGAGCAGGAGGCCGGCGGCCAGGCCGAGGACCATCGCGAACGAGGCGCCCCGCACCAGGCCGGCGGCCACGACGACGAGCAGGACCAGGTTGGGCACGACACCGTGCCAGGAGACCTGGGACAGCACGGAGACCTGCAGCAGGGCGGCGACCAGCACCGCGGCGGCGGCGGCGAGCACGCGGACGCCGCTCATCGCAGGCTCCCGTCGGCCTCGACAAGGCCGCGGTCCGACACGGTCCCGGACGGCACCACGACCCCGACGACGTCGAGCGACCCGACGTCGACGAACGGCTCCACGACGACCCGCTTGGTGGACTCGCGCAGGCTCTCGTAGACCGCGGTCACGCGGCCGATCGGGATGCCGGCGGCGTACGGCGCGTCGTTGCGGCTGCCCCAGGTGACGACCGTGTCGTCCTTGGCGGGGGTCTCGGCGGCGTCGACCAGCTCGAGGTCGAGGTCGCCGCCCTCGCCGGCCTCGCCACGACCGCGCAGGAAGCCCATCTCCATGCTCTCCCCGACGCGGGCGCCGACGGTCGAGCCGGAGTCCACGACGAGCAGCACGGTGGCGGTGGTGCTGGTGACCCGGAGCACCCGGCCGACGAGGCCGTCGTCGTTGACCACCGTCATGTCGGGGCCGATCCCGGAGGAGGAGCCGGCATCGATGGTCACGGTGCCGGTGAAGGACTGCGACGGGCCGAAGCCGACCACGCGGGCCGGCACCAGGGCGTGCCCGAGGTCGCGGGCCGACGACGTCAGGGCCTCCAGCTCGGCGAGACGGTTGCGGTCGTAGCCGGCCGTGCGGACCTCGGAGCGCAGCGCGGCGTTCTCGGACTCCAGGGCGCCGACGTCGGCGCGCAGCGACGCCTGCGAGCGGAACCACTGCGGCACCACGGAGACCGGGCGCACCGCGGCGGCCACGGCGGACTCGGCGGGGCCGACCACCTCGCCGACCGCGCGGCGCACCGGCTCGACCGGCGAGGAGTCGCCGGCCTGGGTGTCGAGCACCATCAGGCTGGCGCAGGCCATCACGAGGGCCACCACCAGGGAGGTCGGCGGGCGCTGGCCGGAGCCGAGCGGCTGCTCGCCCCAGCGCCGGTCGCCCCTGCTGCGCCCGAGCCCGTGACCGAGCCCGCGGGTGCGGCCGGGGCCACGACGCGCGAGGGGGGAGGTGCGGGCCATCAGCGCCGCCTCGAGTCCGACACGAGCACCTGGGCCAGCGCCTCGAACTCCTCGACGCAGCGGCCCGCGCCGAGGGCGACCGAGGTGAGCGGGTTCTCCGCGACGTGCACCGGCATCCCCGTCTCGTGGCGCAGCCGTTCGTCGAGGCCGCGCAGCAGGGCGCCGCCGCCGGTGAGCACGATGCCGCGGTCCATGATGTCGCCGGCCAGCTCGGGCGGGGTCTGGTCGAGGGTCGCGCGCACCGCGTCGACGATGTCGTGCAGCGGCTCCTCCAGGGCCTGACGGATCTCGGCGCTGGAGACGGTCACGGTCCGGGGCAGCCCGGTGACCATGTCGCGCCCACGGATCTCGGCCTCGGGCTCGCTGGACATCGGGAAGGCGGAGCCGAGGGTCATCTTGACCTCCTCGGCGGTGCGCTCCCCCAGCATCAGGGAGTACTCCTTCTTCATCCAGGCCACGATGGCCTGGTCGAGGTCGTCGCCGGCGGTGCGGATCGACAGCGAGGTGACGATGCCGCCGAGGCTGATCACCGCGACCTCGGTGGTCCCGCCACCGACGTCGACGACCATGTTGCCGGTGGCGCGGTGCACGGGCAGCCCGGCGCCGATGGCCGCGGCCATCGGCTCCTCGACGATGTAGACGCGGCGGGCGCCGGCCTGGTAGCCGGCCTCCTTCACCGCGCGCTGCTCGACCGCGGTGATCCCGCTGGGCACGCAGATGACCATCCGCGGCTTGGCGAAGTAGCGGCGGCGGTGTACCTGGTGGATGAAGAACCGGAGCATCTGCTCGGTGGCCTCGAAGTCGGCGATCACGCCGTCCTTGAGGGGCCGGATCGCGGTGATGTTGTCGGGCGTGCGCCCGATCATCCGCTTGGCCTCGTGGCCGACCGCGAGCACCTCGCCGGTCGTGTCGTTCATGGCGACCACGCTGGGCTCGTCGAGCACGACGCCCTTGCGGCGCACGTAGACGAGGGTGTTGGCCGTGCCGAGATCGACCGCCATGTCGCGACCGATGAGTGAAGAAGCCATCCGGGATTGCCTCGCAGCGGGGTCCGCGCGACCGGGGAAGTGAGCGCGCCGCGCGCACGGTCCCGACGCACCCAGGTGCGACCCTAGGTTCGCCCGGCCGCCGATCGGCGCAGGCTCGCCGCGACGCGCGCGGCGGGAGGTGCTAGAGCCCCGGGAACCAGATCGCGATCTCGCGCTCGGCGGACTCCGGCGAGTCCGAGCCGTGCACGAGGTTCTCGCGGTTCGACAGCGAGTGGTCGCCGCGGACGGTGCCCGGGGCGGCCTTGCGGCCGTCGGTGGCGCCGTTGATCGCGCGGACCACCTCGACCGCCTCGTCGCCCTCGAGCACGAGCGCCACCAGCGGGCCGCTGGTGACGAAGTCGCGCAGCGGCGGGTAGAAGTCGCGCTCGACGTGCTCGGCGTAGTGGCGGTCGGCCTGCGCGCCGTCGATGGTGCGCAGCTCGAGGGCCACCAGGGTCAGGCCCTTGGCCTCGAACCGGCCCAGCACCTCGCCCACGAGCCCGCGGCGGACGGTGTCGGGCTTGAGCAGGACCAGGGTGCGCTGGGTCATGGGGCGGAGCCTAGTGGTCGGCCGGGGCACCCAGGGCGACCGCCCGCCGTCGTACGTCCTCGGGCACCCGGTCGTGGGAGTCGGCACCGTGCTCGGGGGCGCCTGCCACCCGGCGCAGCGGGACCACGCCGCCCCAGGTGCCGGCGGCGACGTCCTCGGCGTCGTCGACGGGGCCCTCGGCCCGGACCTTGACCGACGCCTCGGCCAGCGGCACCGCCAGGACGGCGGTGGCGGCCAGCTCCTTGCGCGTGCTGGGCCTCAGCGTGGCCGCCCTCCCGGGCACCATGTGGTCGACGGTCAGGTCGAGGGCGTGCTGCTTCTCCCCGGCGTCGACGACCACCCGGGCCGCGCCGATCACGACCGCGGAGCGGTAGTTCATCGAGTGGTGGAACGCGGACCGCGCCGCGACCAGGCCGTCGAGCTCGGTCAGCGTGACGCACACCGTCGCGCCGCCGGAGCGGCCGAGCCACCGCGCGGCCACCGAGCCGTGGACGTAGAGCGTGCCCCCGTCGTCGGGCCCGGCGAGGTCGACGGCGAAGGCCACCGGCAGCACGACGGGGTACGGCGCCCCGTCCCCGTCCCCGTCCCCTCCGACGACCACGCCCAGGTGTGCCACGAGCGCGTCGTCGAGCAGCGCGTGCAGCACCTCCCGGTCGTCGGCCGCGCGGGCGTGGCCGCGGCGGACGGTGGTGCGCTCGGTCGGCGACAGCGGGAGGCTCATGGGTCTAGCGTGACGGCTCGGTGGACCGTACGCACGGGCCACTTCGCGACCAGGACGACAGGCCACATGACGCTCGCCACCCCGCCACGACTGCCGGTCCGGCTCGACCGGACCGCCGCCGCACCGCTGCCGGCGCAGCTCGCCGACCGCGTCCGCGCGCTCGTCCTGGCCGGCACGCTGCGCGCCGGCGACCGGCTGCCGAGCTCCCGGGCGCTGGCCTCCGAGCTGGCGGTCTCCCGCGCGGTCACCGCGCAGGCCTACGAGCAGCTGGTCGCCGAGGGCTGGCTGGAGGGACGCCACGGCTCGGGCACGTTCGTGGCCCCGACCGCGCCCGCCGACCGGCCCACGACCGCACCCCGCGCGCGACCGGCCCCCAGCGCCCCGCCCGACCGCCTGGTCCGCCTCGACGCCGGCACGCCGTGGATCGACCCGCGCCACGCCGCGGGCTGGCGCCGGGCCTGGCGGGAGGTGTCCACCGCGACGCCGCCGCGCGGGTACGACGACCCCCGCGGCCTGCCGGAGCTGCGCGCGGCGCTGGCCGAGCGCCTCGGGCGGACGCGCGGGGTGGCGTGCCACCCCGACGAGGTGGCGGTCACCGGCGGCACCACGGACGGGCTGCGGCACCTGCTCGGCGCGGTACGGCCCGGGCCGGTGGCGCTGGAGGACCCCGGCTACCGCGCGGCCGTCGAGACGGTACGGGCGCTGGGCCGACCCGTGCGGGACCTGCCGGCCGTGGGCCCGGTGGACGACCTCGGCGACGCGGTGGCGGCCTACGTGACCCCGGCGCACCAGCACCCGCTCGGCCACGTGATGCCGGCCGCCCACCGGATCGCGCTGCTCGGCGCGGCGGCCCGGGTCGACGCGCTCGTCGTCGAGGACGACTACGACTCCGAGTTCCGCTACGACGTCGCCCCGGTCCCGGCGCTGGCCGCGCTGGACCGCGACCGCGTCGCCTACCTCGGCACCGCGGCGAAGTCGGTGGCGCCGAGCCTGCGACTGGGCTGGCTGGTGGCGCCGTCCGGGCTCGCGGACGCGGTCCAGCGCCGGCGCGTGGTCACCCACGACGCCGCCCCGTGGCCGGTGCAGCGCGCGTTCTGGGCGCTGCTGCGCGACGGCCACCTCGACCGCGTGGTCCGCACCGCCCGCCGCGTCTACGCCGAGCGGGCGCCGCTGGTCACCGCGGCGCTGACGCCGTACGCCGAGGCGGCCGGGCCGACCGCCGGGATGTACTCGACGTGGCTGCTCCCCCACGACCGCGCGGTCGCCGCCCGGGACGCGGCCCGGCTGGCCGGCTTCGAGGTGCCCCTGCTCGCGGGCTACTGCCGCGCGGCGCCGGTGCGCGGACTCGTCGTCGGCTTCGGCGGGGTCACCGACGACGAGCTGGAGCGGGCACTGGCCGCGCTCGTGCGCGGCCTGGCCTGAGGCCTCGGGCCTCAGCCCTCGCCGGCGGCCCGGGCCCGGTCGAAGGCGTCGTAGGCCGCGGCCCGCTCGCGCTCGATCTTGTCGCCGAGCAGCACCGCACCGGCCCACAGCGCGGCGAAGACCGGACCGAGCAGGAACATCACGGGGATCAGGACGCCCAGCGAGATCGCGACGACCTGGACCGCCCAGCCGAGCCCGTAGGCCCACGGTCGGCGCAGCATCCCGGCCAGCAGCACGCAGACCAGGGCCAGCCCGAGCCCGACCGCGAGCGCCGGACCGGCCGGCACCTCGGCGATGACGATCAGCACCGGGGTGGTCAGGCCGAGCGTGACCGCCTCCAGCGACAGCACCGCCGCGGCCATCCCGCGCTTGGGCGAGCGCTGGGGCCGCGCGGTGGGGGCGACGGGGGTCCCGGGGTCCTCGGCGGTGCTCATCGCTCACGACCTCCCCGGGCCCCGGGCGGCAGCAGGAGGGTCCGGGCCTCGCCCACCGTGACGACCGAACCGGTGACCAGCACCGCACCCGACCCGAGCGGGTCCCCGAAGGCCTCCCCGGCCTCGGCCAGGGCGGCGGCCTGGTCGAGGGCGTCGGCCAGGCGGGGCGCCACGGTCACCTTGTCCTCGTCGAAGACCGTGCGCGCCACCTCGGCCAGGGCGTCGGCCGACAGGGCCCGGGAGGTGGAGTTCTGGGTGCAGATGACGTGGGCGAGGTGCGGCTCGAGCTCGGCGAGCAGGCCCTCGGCGTCCTTGTCGTCCATCAGCCCGACCACGCCGATCAGCGGGGCGAAGGTGAAGGAGTCGTCGATGGCCCGCGACAGCGCCTGCGCGCCGTGCGGGTTGTGCGCGGCGTCGAGCACGATCGTGGGGCTGCGGCGCACGACCTCGAGCCGGCCCGGCGACGTCACGTCGGCGAAGGCGGCCGCGACCAGGTCGCCGTCGAGCGGCTGGTCCCCGGCGAACGCCTCGACCGCGGCGAGGGCGACCGCGGCGTTCTGCGCCTGGTGCGCCCCGTGCAGCGGCAGGAAGACCTCGTCGTAGCGGGCGCGCAGGCCCTGCAGCGAGACCATCTGGCCGCCCACCGCCGGCAGCGTCGAGACCACGCCGAACTCCAGGCCCTCGCGGGCCACCGTGGCACCGACCTCGACGGCCCGCGCCAGCACGACCGCGACCACGTCGGGCTCCTGGTCGGCCACGACCACCGTCGCGCCGGGCTTGATGATGCCGGCCTTCTCCGTCGCGATCGCGGCGGCGGAGTCGCCGAGGTAGCGGGCGTGGTCGACCGCGATCGGCAGCAGCACCGCGACCGCGCCGTCGGCGACGTTCGTGGCGTCCCACGACCCGCCCATCCCGACCTCGACGACGGCGACGTCGACGGGGGCGTCGGCGAAGGCGGCGAAGGCCATCGCGACGACGGTCTCGAAGAACGACAGCGGGTGCGTCTCGGCGGCGTCGACGAGGTGGGTGAAGGGGGCGACGTCGTTGAAGGCGCGCACGAACCCGTCGGCGTCCAGGGGCTCGCCGTCGATGCTGATCCGCTCGGTGATGCTCTCGACGTGCGGGCTGGTGAAGCGCCCGGTCCGCAGGTCCAGCTGGCGCAGCAGCGCGTCGACCATCCGGGCCGTGGAGGTCTTGCCGTTGGTGCCGGTCAGGTGGATCACCGGGTAGGCGCGCTGGGGCTCGCCCAGCAGCTCGGTGAACGCCCGGATCCGGTCGAGCGAGGGCTCGAGCCGGGTCTCCGGCCACCGGGAGAGCAGGGCGTCCTCCACCTCGGCCAGGGTCTGGGCGAGGCGGGGGGCGTCGGGGTCGGGCACGTCTGTCATCACCGCCAGTCTAGGCGGGTGCCCGCCACGGCCCGCACGCCCGCGACCTCACTCCACGCGCAGGGACGCGGTGTCGACGTACGCCTCGAACCCGAGCCCGGCGTAGAGCCGGTTCGAGACCGGGTTCGCCTGGTCGGTGAACAGGCAGACCTGCGACCCGCCGGCCCGCAGCAGCGCGGCGACCTGGTGCACGGCGTTGCCGGCGTACCCCCGTCCGCGCAGCGCCTCGGGGGTCAGCACGGGCCCGATCCGGGCCACCCCCTCGGCGGGCGGGTTGGCCCCGACGAGGCAGACCGGGCGCCCCTCGTCCTCCCACCACCACACGACGCCGGCGCGGACCTTGGACCGCAGCGACACCAGGTCAGGATCCGCGTCGGCCCCGGCATCGCGGCCCGCGGCCCGGTCGACCTCGCGCTGGAACGACGCCCACCACCGGGCCAGCTCGTCGAGCTCGTCCTCGCGCACCGGTCGCAGCGCGCCCGGCGCCGGCCGCGGCGGGCG
This window encodes:
- the mreD gene encoding rod shape-determining protein MreD codes for the protein MSGVRVLAAAAAVLVAALLQVSVLSQVSWHGVVPNLVLLVVVAAGLVRGASFAMVLGLAAGLLLDLAPPADHVAGQWALALVLVGLVAGQVNREARSSAVAVVATVAVCSLLGTTVFALTGALLGDPISSVGSVLGVVGLALLLDVLLTPLVLPPLMAMFRRLEPVRALAWQR
- a CDS encoding GNAT family N-acetyltransferase, giving the protein MDTAEPYALTFTEDPARLLAEAGPLLAAEPVLTSVLSVWTRLAAAGGVAPPAPGVPRWWLVVHGPGGEPVSVAMRTMPHPPYAPWVHAMPDAAAVALAGALHDRGEEVTAVNGALPAARVVAEETARLTGRTARVHERLRLHVLGEQRPPRPAPGALRPVREDELDELARWWASFQREVDRAAGRDAGADADPDLVSLRSKVRAGVVWWWEDEGRPVCLVGANPPAEGVARIGPVLTPEALRGRGYAGNAVHQVAALLRAGGSQVCLFTDQANPVSNRLYAGLGFEAYVDTASLRVE
- the mreC gene encoding rod shape-determining protein MreC; protein product: MARTSPLARRGPGRTRGLGHGLGRSRGDRRWGEQPLGSGQRPPTSLVVALVMACASLMVLDTQAGDSSPVEPVRRAVGEVVGPAESAVAAAVRPVSVVPQWFRSQASLRADVGALESENAALRSEVRTAGYDRNRLAELEALTSSARDLGHALVPARVVGFGPSQSFTGTVTIDAGSSSGIGPDMTVVNDDGLVGRVLRVTSTTATVLLVVDSGSTVGARVGESMEMGFLRGRGEAGEGGDLDLELVDAAETPAKDDTVVTWGSRNDAPYAAGIPIGRVTAVYESLRESTKRVVVEPFVDVGSLDVVGVVVPSGTVSDRGLVEADGSLR
- a CDS encoding bifunctional folylpolyglutamate synthase/dihydrofolate synthase; this translates as MTDVPDPDAPRLAQTLAEVEDALLSRWPETRLEPSLDRIRAFTELLGEPQRAYPVIHLTGTNGKTSTARMVDALLRQLDLRTGRFTSPHVESITERISIDGEPLDADGFVRAFNDVAPFTHLVDAAETHPLSFFETVVAMAFAAFADAPVDVAVVEVGMGGSWDATNVADGAVAVLLPIAVDHARYLGDSAAAIATEKAGIIKPGATVVVADQEPDVVAVVLARAVEVGATVAREGLEFGVVSTLPAVGGQMVSLQGLRARYDEVFLPLHGAHQAQNAAVALAAVEAFAGDQPLDGDLVAAAFADVTSPGRLEVVRRSPTIVLDAAHNPHGAQALSRAIDDSFTFAPLIGVVGLMDDKDAEGLLAELEPHLAHVICTQNSTSRALSADALAEVARTVFDEDKVTVAPRLADALDQAAALAEAGEAFGDPLGSGAVLVTGSVVTVGEARTLLLPPGARGGRER
- the mrdA gene encoding penicillin-binding protein 2 — encoded protein: MSPAHRSRLRLVVVQALVFSLFATLFVRLYYLQVVSGDEYTARAAAQSVREIVVQPERGLIVDDQGRPLVANRTSWTVAVDRTVLDKLPGKQDDLLIDRLSTELDADTGRLEDALVTCGEPGSVADRCWNGSPYQPVPVAEDVDREVALRLLEQNEDFPAVVVDQQSVRSYPQPYGVNAAHLLGYLSPVTADELDSAKASGDRSVNGASVVGRAGVEQQYDRWLRGMPGYRSVAVDSMGRVLGDDESLASQPGDTLVTSLDAKVQGVVERQLNEAITTARSTFDEVTGRNYVADSGAAVVLEADTGRVVAMASQPTYDPGTWVGGIGDDELARLYSEDAGTPLLGRATQGQFAPGSTWKPFMTAGALTHGYSEDTRLDCSSGFAVGNRVFKNYESGAYGSIGFDKALEVSCNTFFYRIGYDYWARLGSDVDDVDAPDPLVEEAKEFGFGSETGIDLPGEASGRIADRTWKRAYYEQMKDYYCGIADAPQDAETSDFVYTFAGEFCVEGYAYRAGDAVNFAIGQGDTIVTPLQLARAYGALANGGTLYEPRVAKAVVAEDGTVLRRFAPEAVGTVDVPQDTLDYIDDALKKVTSVGTMAWRMGGFPLAEVPIRSKTGSAEVYGKQSTSWVASYSEDYVVVMMVSQGGTGSGTSGPYIRKIWESLYGVEGSAVKPAEAAIPGTTPPQQLPTFARDGSILPPAREETR
- a CDS encoding PLP-dependent aminotransferase family protein — translated: MTLATPPRLPVRLDRTAAAPLPAQLADRVRALVLAGTLRAGDRLPSSRALASELAVSRAVTAQAYEQLVAEGWLEGRHGSGTFVAPTAPADRPTTAPRARPAPSAPPDRLVRLDAGTPWIDPRHAAGWRRAWREVSTATPPRGYDDPRGLPELRAALAERLGRTRGVACHPDEVAVTGGTTDGLRHLLGAVRPGPVALEDPGYRAAVETVRALGRPVRDLPAVGPVDDLGDAVAAYVTPAHQHPLGHVMPAAHRIALLGAAARVDALVVEDDYDSEFRYDVAPVPALAALDRDRVAYLGTAAKSVAPSLRLGWLVAPSGLADAVQRRRVVTHDAAPWPVQRAFWALLRDGHLDRVVRTARRVYAERAPLVTAALTPYAEAAGPTAGMYSTWLLPHDRAVAARDAARLAGFEVPLLAGYCRAAPVRGLVVGFGGVTDDELERALAALVRGLA
- a CDS encoding pyridoxamine 5'-phosphate oxidase family protein; amino-acid sequence: MSLPLSPTERTTVRRGHARAADDREVLHALLDDALVAHLGVVVGGDGDGDGAPYPVVLPVAFAVDLAGPDDGGTLYVHGSVAARWLGRSGGATVCVTLTELDGLVAARSAFHHSMNYRSAVVIGAARVVVDAGEKQHALDLTVDHMVPGRAATLRPSTRKELAATAVLAVPLAEASVKVRAEGPVDDAEDVAAGTWGGVVPLRRVAGAPEHGADSHDRVPEDVRRRAVALGAPADH
- the ndk gene encoding nucleoside-diphosphate kinase; translation: MTQRTLVLLKPDTVRRGLVGEVLGRFEAKGLTLVALELRTIDGAQADRHYAEHVERDFYPPLRDFVTSGPLVALVLEGDEAVEVVRAINGATDGRKAAPGTVRGDHSLSNRENLVHGSDSPESAEREIAIWFPGL
- a CDS encoding DUF4233 domain-containing protein, whose translation is MSTAEDPGTPVAPTARPQRSPKRGMAAAVLSLEAVTLGLTTPVLIVIAEVPAGPALAVGLGLALVCVLLAGMLRRPWAYGLGWAVQVVAISLGVLIPVMFLLGPVFAALWAGAVLLGDKIERERAAAYDAFDRARAAGEG
- a CDS encoding rod shape-determining protein — its product is MASSLIGRDMAVDLGTANTLVYVRRKGVVLDEPSVVAMNDTTGEVLAVGHEAKRMIGRTPDNITAIRPLKDGVIADFEATEQMLRFFIHQVHRRRYFAKPRMVICVPSGITAVEQRAVKEAGYQAGARRVYIVEEPMAAAIGAGLPVHRATGNMVVDVGGGTTEVAVISLGGIVTSLSIRTAGDDLDQAIVAWMKKEYSLMLGERTAEEVKMTLGSAFPMSSEPEAEIRGRDMVTGLPRTVTVSSAEIRQALEEPLHDIVDAVRATLDQTPPELAGDIMDRGIVLTGGGALLRGLDERLRHETGMPVHVAENPLTSVALGAGRCVEEFEALAQVLVSDSRRR